DNA sequence from the Hyalangium ruber genome:
GGAAGAGCGTTCCGCCGAGCGTGGTGATGGCGGTGATGAACATCGAGCTCTACGGCGGCGCCATCCGCAACGTGCCGCGCCAGGCGACCGCCTACTGGCCGCGTGAGACCGAGATGCTCTTCGGCCTGATGCCCACGTGGTTGGATCCGGCCATCGACGCCGAGGTGGTGGCCTTCACGCGCAAGGCGAAGGCGCACCTGAGCAGCCACCCGCTGGCGATGCCCGAGGGCTACCTCAACTTCTCGATGCACGAGGAGGCGGAGGTCTACTACGGCGGCAACCTCGAGCGCCTGTCGGCCATCAAGGCGCAGATCGATCCGAAGAACATCTTCCATCGCTGCGTGGACGTGCGCTCGAAGCAGGGCAAGAAGGCGGTCTCCGGCGCCTGAGGTTGGACGCGGCGCGGGGCTCCGAGGAGCTCCTAGCGCTTGAGAGGCCTCTCGGCCCCACCGACAGGCGGGGAAGTAGAGGGGACTAGGTGAAGGGCCCCCCCTGGTTGCTACGAAAGGACCCGGGGGAGTTCATCATGCGGACTGGCCACGCCCATGCAGGGCCGCCCACAAGACCGGTGGCCATCCACTGGGAGGCGAACGCGGAGACCCTGCGCTGCCTCTCGGTGGACGAGCATGCCCGGCGCCTCGGCTTCCCCCGGGAGCGATGGCTGCGCGAGGAGGGATTCCTCGCACGCACGGTCTTCGCGCCCGACCAGGACGTCTTCCTCCACGGGTGCCGGGCCGCCGCGAAGGGGGTAAAGGTCGAGGACTGCTACCGCACCCGCGCGGCGGATGGCCGCTCGCACGTGTTCGGGCTCACCCTGGAGGTGAAGCGCCAGGGTCACGAGCGCCGCCTCCGGGGGCGGATGGTCGAGTGCCCGCCCGAAGCCACCCTCCAGCCAACGAAGTCTCCCCTCATCGTCGCCTACTTCGACCGCCAGCAGCGCCACCTCTATGTCAATCGCGGGGTGGTGGGGGTCACCGGGCTGCCGCCCGCCCTCTTCATCGGCAGGACGAACGCGGAGCTCGGCATGCCCTCGAGGCTCGTCCAGCTCTGGCGTGCGGAGTGCCAACGGGTGTTCCAGCGGGAGGAGGCCTTGGCCTTCGAGTTCGAGTTTCCCGCCCTGGACGCGGTCAGCATCGAGGGGAGCACGCTCTTCCAGGCCCATCTGACGCCCGTCTTCGACCACCAGGGACGCATTCGGTCGGTGCGGTGCGAAACGTACCGGCTCGCTTCCTCGCAGCGCCGGTACACGTCCACCCAAGCCCTGCCTCCGCCCGCAGCGGATCAGCGTCTCCGGGGTGTCGCGCTCCTGGGTCAGCTCCACAAGGGACTGGGCACGGCCTCCGGGCGGAAGGACGTGCTCCGCGCCCTGGGGCAGTTGGTGGGCACCGAGCTCGGGGACTGGTGTGACGTGGACCTGCTGAACGGCGAGGTGCTCGAGCACGTCGCCTCCTTCGGGCAACCGGGCGGGACAGCGCCGAGCCCTCCGGGAGAAGTGCCCGCGCCCCTGGCCTGGCGGGTGTCCCTCACAGGCATCTCGGAGCTGCTCGCCGGTCCCTCCGAGCAGGTAGCCGCCTCCCTCGCGCCGGACCAGGCGCGGCTGCTGGCATTTCGGGAGGCCGGGCTCCTGGACTGCCTGGCGGTGCCGCTGCGGCTGGGGGAGCGCACCCTGGGGGTGCTCACGTTCGCCACGCGGGACCCGGCCGCGCGCTTCGACACGGACACGCTGGCGCTCGCCGAGAGCGTGGCGGGGCTCGCGGCCTGGGCCTTCGAGGTTCACCAGTTGCGTCAGGGTGAGCACGTGTCGCGCGGGCGCATCCAACACTTCCAGCGGGTGGTGGCCGCTCTCGGAGAGGCGCGCCAGCCCTCCCAGGTCGCCGACGTGGTCATGGGCGAGGTCTCCCGTGCGCTCTGCGCGCGCACCGCCGTGGTGTACCGGCTCGACCCCAGCGGCCAGGCACTCGAGATGCTGGCGTCCCGAGGCGGCACCGAGGCGGGCCCTCGGTGCTTCGTGCGCCTGCCGCTGAACTTCTCCGCGCCCATCACCGACGCCCTGAAGCAGCGGGAGTCCATCTGGCTCGACTCCCCCGCCACGTTCCGGCGCCTGTACCCCATGCTGGCCAGACGTGCTTCGTTCGCCCCCCCGGGCGCCTTGTGCGCGGTGCCGTTGCTGCTGGAGGGGCGAGCGCTCGGGGTGCTCGCCCTGGGCTTTGAAACTTCCCGCGACTTCTCGGAGGCGGAGCAGGCCTTCGCGCTCGCCGTGGCCCGCCAGTGTGCCCAGGCCCTGGAGCGTACCCGCCTCTTCGAGTCCCTGGAGCAGGCCTGGCAGGGGCTCGATGCCATCCTCGATGCTGCGCCGCTCGCCCTGCTCGTGCTCGACGGGGACGGCACCGTCCGCCGCTGGAACCCCGCGGCCACCCGCATCTTCGGCTGGAGCGCGGAGGAGGCAGTGGGCCACTTCCTGCCGACGACTCCGCCAGAGGCCCGCGACGAGCTGCTCACGCACCTGCGGGCGGCCTCGCGGGGCGAGCGCGCTCCCGCCCGCGAGCGCCGGCACCTGTGCAAGCAGGGGCAACCCATCGACGTGGTGTACTGGCTCTCCTCGCTCGTGGACGCGAGCGGCCAGCGCCGGTGCATCTACATCGCCGCGGACGACACCCTGCGCAAAGAGGCGGAGCGGCGTGCAGACGGGCTCACCCACGAGCTTCAGCGCCAGGTGGCCGAGTTCCAGACACTGCTGAACGTCGTCCCCGCGGGCATCGCCATCGCTCGGGAGCCCCAGTGCCAGCGCATCCAGGCGAATGCCTGGCTCACGCAACTGCTGGACCTCCCCGAGGGCACCAACCTCTCGCTCAGCGCACCCGAGGCCGAACGTGTCCAGGGCATGCGGTTCCTGCGGAGGGGGCGGGAGCTGCGGGCCGAAGAGCTGCCCATGCAGCGGGCCGCCGCGACCGGCGAGGAGGTGCTCGACGTGACGCTGGACGTGGAGCTGCGGGGGCGGCGCTTCACCCTGCTCACCTCCACGGTCCCCCTCTTCGACGAGGAGCACAAGCCTCGCGGCGTCATCGCCAGCTTCCTCGACATCACCTCCCGCACGCGCGCCATGGAGGCCCAGCACTTCCTGGCCGAGTGCAGCGCCGCGCTCTCCTCCACCCTGGACCAGGAGCAGACCTTCCAGATGCTGGCCCGGCTCTGCATCCCCGGGCTCGCCAGCATGGCCATGCTCTTCGGCTCCAAGGCCGATGGCACCCTCGGCCTGCTGTCCACGGCGCATGCGGATCCCGAGCTGGAGAGGCTGCTGGTCCGGCGCGGCCAGCACCTGCGCGCCACCGATGAGAAGCTCCTCCGCGAGGTCCTACGCACCGGGAGGCCCCGACTCATCCCGACGCTGGACGA
Encoded proteins:
- a CDS encoding PAS domain S-box protein translates to MRTGHAHAGPPTRPVAIHWEANAETLRCLSVDEHARRLGFPRERWLREEGFLARTVFAPDQDVFLHGCRAAAKGVKVEDCYRTRAADGRSHVFGLTLEVKRQGHERRLRGRMVECPPEATLQPTKSPLIVAYFDRQQRHLYVNRGVVGVTGLPPALFIGRTNAELGMPSRLVQLWRAECQRVFQREEALAFEFEFPALDAVSIEGSTLFQAHLTPVFDHQGRIRSVRCETYRLASSQRRYTSTQALPPPAADQRLRGVALLGQLHKGLGTASGRKDVLRALGQLVGTELGDWCDVDLLNGEVLEHVASFGQPGGTAPSPPGEVPAPLAWRVSLTGISELLAGPSEQVAASLAPDQARLLAFREAGLLDCLAVPLRLGERTLGVLTFATRDPAARFDTDTLALAESVAGLAAWAFEVHQLRQGEHVSRGRIQHFQRVVAALGEARQPSQVADVVMGEVSRALCARTAVVYRLDPSGQALEMLASRGGTEAGPRCFVRLPLNFSAPITDALKQRESIWLDSPATFRRLYPMLARRASFAPPGALCAVPLLLEGRALGVLALGFETSRDFSEAEQAFALAVARQCAQALERTRLFESLEQAWQGLDAILDAAPLALLVLDGDGTVRRWNPAATRIFGWSAEEAVGHFLPTTPPEARDELLTHLRAASRGERAPARERRHLCKQGQPIDVVYWLSSLVDASGQRRCIYIAADDTLRKEAERRADGLTHELQRQVAEFQTLLNVVPAGIAIAREPQCQRIQANAWLTQLLDLPEGTNLSLSAPEAERVQGMRFLRRGRELRAEELPMQRAAATGEEVLDVTLDVELRGRRFTLLTSTVPLFDEEHKPRGVIASFLDITSRTRAMEAQHFLAECSAALSSTLDQEQTFQMLARLCIPGLASMAMLFGSKADGTLGLLSTAHADPELERLLVRRGQHLRATDEKLLREVLRTGRPRLIPTLDEPGLGEAGDDPERRLIRERLALRSAMLIPICSQQRVTNVLVLGSSERTYTCDDCTFAQEFAAHAASALDNARLYREAREAVALRDEFLGIAGHELRTPLTALKLGLQSLSREGVAVGQHERLTKWINHCQRQGERLGRLVNDLLDVGLITSGRMPLVCEELDLSALVEEVVARLRPELELAGCPVSLRLESPLMGSWDRSRLEQVLTNLLSNAAKYGNSRPIQVHASALPGDRVRLSVRDEGIGISPEDQARIFGRFERAVSERHYGGLGLGLWITQQIVRRFGGHIGVASAREQGSTFTVDLPRYVEVEAPEALRRGARSRPSLEQAATAETLARAEGEPLYRSILTALWEGIVVQSRDGNILTANASAEHILGLSVDEMTGRTSMDPRWRAIHEDGSDFPGSEHPSMEALRTGKPVRSVFMGVQRPDGSRVWLIVNAQPLQRPGEPAPYMVVTSFFDVTELRRVPPQVLPVPSEAP